Proteins found in one Paenibacillus dendritiformis genomic segment:
- a CDS encoding IS110 family transposase, producing MDAVRECCCGLDVHQKTVVACILYGDLESKPKKVIESFGTTTTELLRLQDWLNAHECKEVAMESTGVLWKPVWNILESSCYLVLANAKQIKNTPGRKTDKKDAEWIAQLHRCGLIQPSVVLPQHLRDLRDLTRYRLRIVVTIASEKNRIHKILQDGNIKLTSFMSDLFGVSGRLLLEKLMDGEVLVEDDVRELVKTKLKTKVPQLVEALNGQLRRHHRVMMRAHWKHLLFEEAELQEIESLIDEQLEPYRKEIECLDSIPGIDKSCASAIFAEMGPDIATRFPTVEQFTSWAGVSPGNNESAGRKKSRKCLQGNKYLKRSITQAAWANYRSRNRIGEHFRRIRKRRGEKTASVATGHLLIKIIYAMMKEGTPYKEIDMQVRMSKQRTANFYVKKLQELGFALQLTENETS from the coding sequence ATGGATGCCGTACGCGAATGCTGTTGCGGATTAGATGTCCATCAAAAAACAGTAGTTGCCTGTATCCTTTACGGGGATTTAGAATCCAAGCCCAAGAAAGTCATCGAAAGCTTTGGAACAACGACTACCGAACTACTCCGACTTCAAGATTGGCTTAACGCACATGAGTGTAAAGAAGTAGCCATGGAGAGCACAGGTGTGCTGTGGAAACCGGTATGGAATATTTTAGAGTCTAGCTGCTATTTAGTGTTGGCAAACGCTAAACAAATCAAGAATACACCAGGGCGTAAGACAGACAAGAAAGATGCGGAGTGGATTGCACAACTTCATCGTTGTGGTCTCATTCAACCAAGCGTGGTGTTGCCGCAGCATTTGCGGGATTTACGAGATCTAACGAGGTATCGTCTGAGAATCGTGGTGACCATTGCTTCTGAGAAGAATCGTATCCATAAAATTCTTCAAGACGGAAACATCAAGCTTACGAGTTTTATGAGCGATTTGTTCGGCGTATCCGGGCGTCTGCTTCTGGAAAAGCTCATGGACGGAGAAGTGCTCGTAGAAGATGACGTACGCGAACTTGTCAAAACCAAGCTAAAAACAAAAGTGCCTCAGTTAGTTGAAGCTCTGAATGGTCAGCTACGGCGACATCATCGTGTTATGATGCGTGCACACTGGAAGCACCTGCTGTTCGAGGAAGCAGAACTGCAAGAAATTGAATCATTAATCGACGAACAGCTTGAGCCTTATCGAAAAGAGATTGAGTGTTTAGACAGCATTCCCGGAATTGACAAGTCTTGCGCTTCCGCTATATTTGCAGAAATGGGGCCGGATATCGCCACGCGTTTTCCCACGGTCGAGCAATTCACCTCATGGGCAGGGGTATCTCCAGGTAATAATGAGAGCGCGGGGCGCAAGAAAAGCCGGAAATGCCTGCAAGGGAACAAGTATCTGAAACGTAGCATAACGCAAGCGGCATGGGCAAATTACAGGTCAAGGAATCGAATAGGTGAGCACTTTAGACGGATACGGAAACGACGAGGCGAAAAAACAGCAAGCGTAGCAACCGGACATCTCTTAATTAAGATCATTTATGCCATGATGAAAGAAGGAACGCCATACAAAGAAATAGACATGCAGGTACGCATGTCTAAACAAAGAACAGCTAATTTTTACGTAAAGAAACTCCAAGAGCTGGGCTTTGCACTTCAACTAACTGAAAACGAAACAAGCTAA
- a CDS encoding aminoglycoside adenylyltransferase domain-containing protein — MVRAQVWPECDEDIKKFVLTLVERLREELGNRLIGIYLHGSLAMGSYYRPKSDIDLIVVVDERLEAAKAEAVGLAIANEASNSPVAGKPELSVITARTARDIPVPVPFEVHYSAQWHDKILNQDVNYDGERTDSDLLSHLTYVTQRGICLYGTPISAVFGTVEWAHFMEAVRDDLNWILEDEHIVDTPFYSVLNICRVFQLYDENSQTVHSKDEGGEWGLKHLPLDYHPLIQQALDVYRSAEPVSDEQRKTGGKVWNRANLLAFRDYACAALQDG, encoded by the coding sequence ATGGTTCGTGCGCAAGTCTGGCCCGAGTGTGATGAGGATATTAAGAAATTCGTGCTAACGCTGGTTGAGCGGCTGCGAGAGGAGCTCGGAAACCGGCTAATCGGGATATATTTGCACGGGTCGCTGGCGATGGGCAGCTATTACCGGCCCAAGAGCGATATCGACCTGATTGTCGTCGTAGATGAGCGACTAGAAGCTGCCAAGGCGGAGGCTGTCGGTCTTGCTATCGCGAACGAGGCATCCAACAGCCCTGTGGCTGGCAAGCCGGAGCTCAGCGTCATTACGGCCCGCACGGCCAGGGACATCCCGGTGCCCGTTCCCTTTGAAGTTCATTATAGTGCGCAGTGGCATGACAAGATTCTCAATCAAGATGTGAACTATGATGGAGAACGGACCGACAGTGACCTGCTGTCGCATCTCACGTATGTTACACAGCGCGGCATCTGTCTGTATGGAACACCGATATCCGCTGTGTTCGGAACCGTAGAATGGGCGCATTTTATGGAAGCGGTGCGGGATGACCTCAACTGGATTCTTGAAGATGAGCATATCGTAGATACACCGTTTTATAGCGTATTGAATATATGCCGCGTGTTCCAGCTGTACGATGAGAATAGCCAGACCGTGCACAGCAAGGATGAGGGCGGGGAATGGGGGCTGAAGCATTTGCCGCTAGACTATCATCCATTGATTCAACAAGCGCTTGATGTCTATCGTTCCGCGGAGCCGGTGAGCGATGAACAGAGAAAAACGGGCGGAAAGGTATGGAATCGCGCCAATCTGCTTGCATTCCGGGATTATGCCTGCGCTGCGCTCCAGGACGGTTAA
- a CDS encoding YqaA family protein yields MFQQIIDFFMNYGAWGLFIHSFADAVIFPIPAFFLQVSLSLLDPSNALWLATIGYIACLLGTPIGYLIGKGLGHSIMYKFLKKEWVDSATEMFKKRGEAAILIGSFTPIPFKVFTILSGCLKFPLWRLIAYAALGRAVKFYAIGLLFYLYGRSAEGMVHKVSLYIFLIAVPIIVVFLLLRKRYLKRKEAAAAQTIEQSSNNI; encoded by the coding sequence ATGTTTCAGCAAATCATTGATTTCTTCATGAATTATGGAGCCTGGGGATTGTTCATCCACTCGTTCGCCGATGCGGTTATTTTTCCGATACCCGCTTTCTTCCTGCAAGTGTCGCTTAGCTTGCTCGATCCGTCTAACGCGCTGTGGCTGGCGACGATCGGCTATATCGCCTGTCTGCTCGGCACGCCAATCGGCTATCTGATCGGCAAGGGGCTCGGCCATTCCATTATGTACAAATTTCTCAAAAAGGAATGGGTCGATTCCGCGACCGAGATGTTCAAGAAGAGAGGAGAGGCGGCCATCCTCATCGGTTCGTTCACGCCGATTCCTTTTAAAGTGTTCACGATTTTGTCCGGCTGCCTCAAGTTCCCATTGTGGCGCCTTATCGCTTATGCTGCGCTCGGAAGAGCGGTCAAGTTCTATGCCATCGGCTTATTGTTCTACCTCTATGGCCGTTCGGCAGAAGGGATGGTTCATAAGGTCTCTCTGTATATATTCCTTATCGCCGTCCCGATCATTGTCGTATTTCTGCTGCTTCGCAAAAGGTATCTCAAAAGAAAGGAAGCGGCCGCTGCGCAAACTATCGAGCAATCGAGCAACAATATCTGA
- a CDS encoding nitroreductase family protein, which yields MTTAATLKDAIINRRSIRKVTKNAAITSERIAEILKTSLHAPSSFNMQSGRMVVLMDGEHEKLWDIVKETLRKRVPAENFEATAQRLQGFRDGAGTILFFEDQATIQRMQENAPSYKEQFPFWSHQGSAMLQYAVWMSLEADGIGSSLQHYNPIIDEEVKRTWGIPQEWSLIAQMPFGEPNEQPGERSFLPFEDVVKFHQ from the coding sequence ATGACAACTGCTGCAACGTTAAAAGACGCTATCATCAACCGCCGTTCCATCCGCAAAGTGACGAAAAATGCCGCGATCACTTCGGAGCGCATCGCCGAGATTTTGAAGACATCGCTGCATGCTCCGTCCTCGTTCAATATGCAAAGCGGGCGCATGGTCGTTCTGATGGACGGCGAGCATGAGAAATTGTGGGATATCGTCAAGGAGACGCTTCGTAAGCGAGTTCCGGCCGAGAATTTTGAAGCGACGGCGCAAAGACTGCAGGGCTTCCGCGACGGTGCAGGAACGATCTTGTTCTTCGAGGATCAAGCGACGATTCAACGGATGCAGGAAAATGCCCCTAGCTACAAGGAGCAATTCCCGTTCTGGTCCCATCAAGGCAGCGCCATGCTGCAATATGCGGTATGGATGTCGTTGGAAGCGGATGGGATCGGTTCGTCTCTGCAGCATTATAACCCGATTATCGATGAAGAAGTGAAGCGCACGTGGGGGATTCCGCAGGAATGGAGCTTGATCGCGCAAATGCCGTTCGGCGAGCCGAACGAACAGCCGGGCGAGCGCAGCTTCCTGCCGTTCGAAGATGTCGTGAAGTTCCATCAATAA
- a CDS encoding sensor histidine kinase, translating into MTFSIKTKIVLAFFIVALLNGAFAFGYYQFYLADKFMESTQIIGKENAQYRQQLMEDIVALYPDERAIASLIRTEAATQGIQMTMTDIDGREIAAAAEQREGIALFQTKEVVRIQGEAVYLIDFQYPDWYEQVKPMKSLLLLVIAVLVLSVIGLIFYLQSHIVKPLTLLHTYMKTFHFKNMKLPKLERRQDEIGELMKDFAEMGQRLETSHNEQVDMIAAVSHDIKTPLTSIIGYVERLSGSKTLTEAKKEDYYRIIHRKAKDIEKLVEDFSAFSDMEHDTLKIATERVHVRSFIQSICTEYEEELQAHQARLEWTCQVPEDVQVELDMKKIRRVFANIVHNALIYVSPPVHLRLSCELQDGSLRIAFEDNGEGVPDEELERIFDKLYRVDPSRSRAGGGSGLGLATCKSMIEAHGGRIHAYRNPLGGLGIYFTLPL; encoded by the coding sequence TTGACATTCAGCATCAAAACCAAAATCGTTCTCGCCTTTTTCATTGTCGCCCTGCTTAACGGCGCTTTCGCCTTCGGTTATTATCAATTCTACTTGGCGGATAAGTTTATGGAGAGCACACAGATCATCGGCAAGGAAAATGCCCAATATCGGCAACAGCTGATGGAGGATATCGTGGCGCTGTACCCCGACGAGAGAGCCATCGCCTCCTTGATCCGGACGGAAGCCGCGACGCAAGGCATCCAGATGACGATGACGGATATCGATGGCCGGGAAATCGCGGCTGCGGCGGAACAAAGGGAAGGCATCGCTCTCTTCCAAACCAAGGAAGTCGTGCGGATTCAGGGCGAAGCCGTCTATCTGATCGACTTCCAATACCCTGACTGGTACGAGCAGGTGAAGCCGATGAAGAGCCTGCTCTTGCTGGTCATTGCCGTACTCGTACTCTCGGTAATCGGGCTCATTTTTTATTTGCAGAGCCACATCGTCAAGCCTCTCACTTTGCTTCATACCTATATGAAGACGTTTCATTTCAAAAATATGAAGCTTCCCAAGCTGGAGCGGCGCCAGGACGAGATCGGCGAGCTGATGAAGGATTTCGCGGAAATGGGACAACGCTTGGAAACGTCGCATAACGAACAGGTCGATATGATCGCGGCCGTCTCCCATGACATCAAGACGCCGCTCACCTCCATTATCGGCTATGTGGAACGGCTGTCCGGAAGCAAGACGCTGACCGAGGCCAAAAAAGAGGACTATTACCGGATTATTCACCGGAAAGCGAAAGATATCGAAAAGCTGGTCGAGGATTTTTCCGCCTTCAGCGACATGGAGCATGACACGCTCAAAATCGCGACGGAGCGCGTCCATGTGCGGAGCTTCATCCAGAGCATCTGCACAGAGTATGAAGAAGAGCTGCAAGCGCATCAAGCCCGGCTGGAATGGACCTGTCAGGTGCCTGAGGATGTCCAGGTGGAATTGGATATGAAGAAAATAAGACGGGTGTTTGCGAACATCGTGCATAACGCGCTGATCTACGTCAGTCCACCGGTCCATCTCCGGTTGAGCTGCGAGCTTCAGGACGGCAGCCTGCGCATCGCTTTCGAGGACAATGGCGAAGGCGTGCCTGACGAGGAACTGGAACGGATATTCGACAAGCTGTACCGGGTCGATCCATCCCGCTCCCGCGCTGGCGGCGGCAGCGGACTGGGCTTAGCCACATGCAAGAGCATGATTGAAGCTCACGGCGGCAGAATTCACGCGTACCGCAATCCGCTGGGAGGCTTGGGGATCTATTTCACTCTTCCGCTGTAG
- a CDS encoding winged helix-turn-helix domain-containing protein: protein MTQQDLFIIDSLEKLKIISDPLRTKILMNLIKKEYTGQQLAELLQIPKTKIYFHLKELEKHGIIEIVKEEEKNGIMQKFYRSIARRFIPSDDLLPSHELIETSRQVFLETVLTTRNEIEQAPPETFQLSANNQEIRKNIASTYHFHATEADFTSFLMEFKELYKKHFKGSEQTPGPDAKPYMMTLIAFQRQDSSPSVFGKEEEGS, encoded by the coding sequence ATGACACAGCAGGACCTGTTTATCATTGATTCGCTGGAGAAGCTGAAGATCATCAGCGATCCGCTGCGAACCAAAATATTAATGAATCTGATCAAAAAAGAATACACCGGGCAGCAGCTGGCAGAACTGCTTCAAATCCCAAAAACGAAAATTTATTTTCATCTCAAGGAATTGGAGAAGCACGGGATTATCGAAATCGTGAAAGAGGAAGAGAAAAACGGGATTATGCAGAAATTTTATCGTTCGATCGCCCGGAGATTTATTCCAAGCGACGACCTGCTTCCGAGCCACGAGCTGATTGAGACATCACGACAAGTATTTTTAGAGACAGTGCTAACGACCCGCAATGAGATTGAGCAAGCGCCGCCCGAGACATTTCAATTGAGCGCAAATAATCAGGAGATCCGAAAAAATATTGCATCCACCTATCATTTCCATGCGACGGAGGCGGACTTCACCAGCTTTCTCATGGAGTTTAAAGAATTATATAAAAAGCATTTCAAGGGAAGTGAACAGACGCCAGGACCCGATGCGAAACCGTACATGATGACGCTCATCGCGTTTCAACGGCAAGACAGCAGTCCATCTGTGTTCGGAAAGGAAGAGGAAGGTTCATGA
- a CDS encoding response regulator transcription factor, producing the protein MTKPCVLIADDDKEIVDLIADSLEDEGFATVKAYSGQDVLELTKDRSYALLLLDIMMPNGSGIEICRTIRDRVTAPIVFITAKSRDLDKVVGFEIGADDYITKPFSIDELVARVKAHIRRDHRSQARRQERIYGNLIIDKDTYEVIKDGVKIDLSTKEFQILSYLADHHNKVLSREQIYDAVWGQSELGDMNTVTVHIKNIRNKIDPENRLIVTVWGVGYKFTGGLAP; encoded by the coding sequence ATGACGAAGCCATGCGTATTAATTGCCGATGATGATAAAGAGATCGTCGATTTGATTGCCGACAGCCTGGAAGACGAAGGCTTTGCAACCGTCAAGGCCTATTCCGGGCAGGACGTATTGGAGCTGACGAAGGATCGCTCCTATGCGCTGCTGCTGCTCGATATTATGATGCCGAACGGGAGCGGGATCGAGATATGCCGCACCATTCGGGACCGTGTGACGGCCCCGATCGTATTCATCACGGCCAAGAGCCGCGACCTGGATAAGGTCGTCGGCTTCGAGATCGGAGCGGATGACTATATTACGAAGCCGTTCAGCATCGATGAACTGGTGGCCCGGGTGAAGGCCCATATCCGAAGAGACCATCGCAGCCAGGCGCGCCGGCAGGAGCGAATTTACGGAAATCTTATCATAGACAAGGACACTTACGAGGTAATCAAGGACGGCGTAAAGATCGATCTGTCCACCAAAGAATTTCAAATCCTGTCTTACCTTGCGGACCACCACAATAAAGTGCTGTCCCGGGAGCAAATCTATGACGCCGTATGGGGACAGAGCGAATTGGGCGATATGAATACCGTCACCGTCCATATCAAAAATATCCGCAACAAAATCGATCCGGAGAACCGGCTCATTGTTACGGTCTGGGGTGTAGGCTATAAATTTACGGGAGGACTGGCTCCTTGA
- a CDS encoding MFS transporter: protein MTSSKNMWLLLSGVFVSESAAWIGTIGSLQFLSETLDSRFYQSAILVSGALFGIFLSPYAGRIIDSFHPKRILLFSGIIRMLAIALMMWAIWSSNVWFMVAFQMIIVIASTFYFPTINAVIPALVPERQLMRANMLNFNLATVARILGTALGGVLITFISLEHIFILSGLIYLLLIALTLMLRMEHAPHPHTNKNRQKPAFSELFQLMQAEPAVPNILILTCIPFLFIGGLNLFTIEISEQHQMDSLKGIIYAVEGTSILVAGVFMKRLTARWGKSNILFAGAFAVIVSMLALIPANMPLQLAAFALFGLASGLFIPLSNMEAQVLISKDALGRFFSFKRMIETTTIQVSLIFTGMTLDLLSLPALLLIYAALSMAAVLIARRRFRAALSLPRT from the coding sequence ATGACATCCAGCAAAAATATGTGGCTCCTTCTCAGCGGCGTGTTCGTATCGGAATCAGCCGCTTGGATTGGCACCATCGGCAGCCTGCAGTTTTTAAGCGAAACGTTGGACTCACGCTTTTACCAATCCGCGATTTTGGTGTCGGGAGCCCTATTCGGAATCTTCCTGTCCCCCTATGCGGGCAGAATCATTGACAGCTTTCATCCCAAGCGAATCTTGCTGTTCAGCGGGATCATCCGAATGCTGGCCATCGCGTTAATGATGTGGGCCATTTGGAGCTCTAACGTCTGGTTTATGGTTGCCTTTCAAATGATCATCGTCATCGCGTCAACGTTTTATTTTCCAACGATCAATGCCGTCATTCCCGCTCTCGTGCCGGAACGGCAGCTCATGCGAGCCAACATGCTCAATTTCAACTTGGCTACCGTGGCCAGAATACTCGGAACCGCTCTGGGCGGAGTTTTAATTACGTTCATCTCGCTGGAGCATATCTTTATTTTGTCCGGCCTTATCTATCTCCTATTAATTGCATTAACTTTGATGCTGCGCATGGAGCATGCTCCCCATCCGCATACGAATAAGAACCGCCAAAAGCCGGCCTTCTCCGAGCTGTTTCAGCTTATGCAGGCAGAGCCTGCCGTACCGAACATATTAATCCTTACATGCATTCCCTTTTTGTTCATCGGCGGCCTGAACTTATTTACGATAGAGATCAGCGAGCAGCATCAGATGGACAGCTTAAAAGGCATTATCTATGCGGTGGAAGGTACCTCCATTCTCGTGGCGGGGGTATTCATGAAGAGGCTTACCGCAAGATGGGGAAAAAGCAATATTTTATTTGCCGGCGCATTTGCGGTCATTGTCAGTATGCTTGCCCTGATTCCTGCGAATATGCCGCTCCAACTGGCCGCATTTGCGCTGTTTGGACTGGCCTCCGGGTTATTCATCCCGCTGTCCAACATGGAAGCCCAGGTCCTGATTTCAAAAGACGCATTAGGCCGATTCTTTTCCTTCAAGCGGATGATCGAAACGACGACCATTCAAGTCTCGCTCATCTTCACGGGGATGACCTTGGATCTGCTGTCACTGCCCGCTTTGCTGCTCATCTATGCGGCCTTGAGCATGGCAGCCGTTCTGATCGCGCGCCGACGATTCCGTGCGGCTCTAAGCCTTCCTCGTACATAA
- a CDS encoding MFS transporter: MFANRYVRTIIFSRALLQLGIWIRNYAVLLYVTELTNNNPVYVSLISVAEFSPIFLFALIGGTFADRSRPKRTMVWSDLLSALSVVAVLLALMGGGWTALLIGSFISASLSQFSQPSAMKLYKRHVPVEQLQGVMAMSQTLVAVFTVLGPVIGTFIFIQFGIKASLILTAGLFLGSSLVLASLPRDAEEPKSGDTGGFMKELTAGLRYIGSSPSLRTLCLTFSVIGLASGLTQPLQIFLVIEKLGQEKPFLQWMVMTNGAAMLAGGIAIMGIAKKVNPQLMLMLGLLVTAVCTMGIGASTMIWLTIVLLVISGLVYPCIQGGIQTLILRNTEGAFMGRVSGAIMPVFMGMMVTGMFLSGYLKDMFSLLAVYVMSGILIIAGSILLLPIVFEKRRNVERGPRS; encoded by the coding sequence ATGTTTGCCAATCGTTATGTTCGAACAATTATCTTTTCCCGGGCGCTGCTGCAGTTGGGAATTTGGATCCGGAATTATGCGGTACTTCTTTATGTTACCGAATTGACGAACAATAATCCGGTATATGTCTCCCTGATTTCGGTTGCGGAATTCTCGCCGATCTTTCTCTTCGCCCTTATCGGAGGTACCTTTGCCGACCGATCGCGGCCGAAGCGGACCATGGTATGGAGCGATCTGCTGTCCGCCTTGTCCGTTGTGGCTGTGCTGCTTGCTCTTATGGGCGGCGGATGGACTGCGCTTCTCATCGGCTCATTTATTTCGGCCAGCCTGTCCCAATTTTCTCAGCCTTCGGCCATGAAATTGTACAAACGGCATGTACCCGTTGAACAACTGCAGGGCGTGATGGCGATGTCCCAGACGCTTGTCGCTGTTTTTACGGTCTTGGGTCCGGTCATCGGCACGTTTATTTTTATACAGTTTGGAATTAAAGCTTCCCTGATTCTGACGGCCGGTCTGTTCCTGGGATCTTCCCTTGTATTAGCGTCGCTTCCCCGTGACGCGGAGGAACCGAAGTCTGGGGATACCGGCGGATTCATGAAGGAGTTGACGGCCGGGCTGCGCTATATCGGGTCGAGTCCATCCTTAAGAACCCTTTGCTTGACTTTTTCGGTTATCGGATTGGCGTCGGGACTAACTCAGCCGCTTCAGATCTTTCTCGTCATTGAGAAATTGGGACAGGAGAAACCATTTCTGCAGTGGATGGTGATGACCAATGGGGCAGCCATGCTGGCAGGCGGAATTGCCATCATGGGGATAGCCAAAAAGGTGAACCCACAGTTGATGCTCATGTTGGGCTTGCTTGTCACTGCCGTCTGTACGATGGGAATAGGCGCGTCTACGATGATCTGGCTGACCATTGTTCTCTTGGTAATCAGCGGATTGGTATACCCTTGCATTCAGGGCGGAATCCAGACGCTTATTCTACGGAACACAGAAGGGGCATTTATGGGCCGGGTATCCGGTGCGATCATGCCTGTATTTATGGGGATGATGGTGACTGGCATGTTCCTGTCCGGCTATCTGAAGGATATGTTTTCCCTGCTGGCGGTGTATGTGATGAGCGGTATCTTGATTATTGCCGGTTCGATTTTGCTGCTCCCTATCGTTTTTGAGAAAAGAAGAAATGTGGAGAGAGGTCCGCGATCATAA
- a CDS encoding nuclear transport factor 2 family protein, with amino-acid sequence MSNQPNNIDIIRHTYDGPEHLLAALSDRTEWTEAAGYPYGGTYYGVDSIKANVFDRLGTEWEGFTATVHTYHEVKDKEIVIAEGIYTGVYKATGKSIRADFVHAWELENGKIVRFKQYVDSHIVVRAMTME; translated from the coding sequence ATGTCGAATCAACCAAACAATATCGATATTATCCGCCATACCTATGACGGTCCCGAGCATCTCCTGGCCGCTCTGAGCGACCGGACGGAGTGGACCGAGGCCGCAGGGTATCCCTATGGGGGCACTTATTATGGCGTGGACAGCATCAAGGCGAATGTATTTGACCGCCTCGGTACCGAATGGGAGGGCTTTACGGCCACCGTGCATACGTATCATGAGGTGAAGGACAAGGAAATCGTCATTGCGGAAGGCATCTATACGGGTGTCTATAAGGCTACGGGCAAATCTATCCGCGCAGATTTCGTCCATGCATGGGAGCTGGAGAACGGGAAGATCGTCCGATTCAAGCAATACGTAGACAGCCACATCGTTGTTCGAGCGATGACAATGGAATAA
- a CDS encoding DoxX family protein, translated as MMIEFLRRNVWASVLLLVIRIYVGYTWISASIHKLFAGSFDASGFLKSAVAKAGGESPVVQGWWASFLEHVALPHANLFSLMVQWGELLVGIGLILGVLTRTSAFFGIMMNTAFLLSGSISINPVMMLLTMFILVAYTNAGRFGLDRYLLSKLKPTRSQSPHNAAPSA; from the coding sequence TTGATGATCGAATTTTTAAGGAGGAACGTGTGGGCATCCGTGCTGCTTTTGGTAATCCGCATATATGTGGGCTACACCTGGATATCGGCCAGCATTCACAAGCTATTTGCCGGAAGCTTTGACGCGAGCGGATTTTTGAAGAGCGCCGTAGCGAAAGCCGGCGGAGAAAGTCCCGTCGTTCAGGGCTGGTGGGCGTCGTTCCTGGAGCATGTTGCGCTCCCCCATGCCAATTTGTTCAGCCTTATGGTGCAATGGGGTGAGCTTCTCGTAGGTATTGGACTCATCCTGGGCGTACTGACCCGGACCTCCGCTTTCTTCGGCATCATGATGAATACGGCATTTCTGCTAAGCGGCTCCATCAGCATCAACCCGGTGATGATGCTCCTAACGATGTTCATCCTGGTCGCCTATACGAACGCAGGCCGCTTCGGTCTTGATCGCTACTTGCTCAGCAAGCTGAAGCCGACTCGAAGCCAATCGCCTCACAACGCCGCGCCATCGGCATAA
- a CDS encoding DsbA family oxidoreductase, whose translation MTVKIKAYSDFICPFCYLGKGPLDEIVKEKDVEVEWMPFELRPAPYPKIDPWNEPDKLNSWDAFILPTAEKLGLDMRLPRVSPHPYTYLAFEGYQFAQEQGKGNAYMDRVFAAFFQEEQNIEDIEVLTKLAGEVELDTGAFREALISRKYREAHQEAIKHAYEEARITAVPTFIIGDQVIQGLASKERLAQAIEREASRQPAQSIEGLQCNVDGHC comes from the coding sequence ATGACGGTGAAAATCAAAGCATATTCCGATTTTATATGTCCATTTTGTTATCTGGGAAAAGGCCCGTTGGATGAAATCGTAAAAGAGAAGGATGTTGAGGTAGAGTGGATGCCATTTGAGCTGCGGCCAGCGCCTTATCCGAAGATCGATCCGTGGAACGAGCCGGATAAGCTGAACTCATGGGATGCCTTTATTTTGCCGACCGCAGAGAAGCTCGGACTTGATATGCGCTTGCCTCGCGTGTCTCCGCATCCGTACACTTACTTGGCTTTTGAAGGATACCAATTTGCGCAAGAGCAGGGGAAAGGCAACGCCTATATGGATCGCGTGTTCGCTGCCTTTTTCCAGGAGGAGCAGAACATTGAAGATATCGAGGTGCTGACGAAGCTCGCAGGGGAAGTGGAACTGGACACCGGCGCCTTCCGCGAGGCTCTTATCTCCCGCAAATACCGGGAAGCTCATCAAGAGGCGATCAAACATGCCTATGAGGAAGCCCGCATTACGGCCGTGCCGACCTTCATTATCGGCGACCAAGTCATTCAGGGACTTGCCAGCAAAGAGCGATTGGCCCAGGCCATTGAGCGGGAAGCATCGAGGCAGCCAGCTCAATCCATCGAAGGATTGCAATGCAATGTAGATGGGCATTGTTAA